Sequence from the Candidatus Binatia bacterium genome:
CCATGCGCCGAAAGCCGACGGCGAGTAGAGTTCGCCGTCCACGACGACGCCCCAGATGTGGAGCGACCACGGCCGCGAGGGGCGAATCTCCAGCTCGAGTTCCTTCCCGATCTTCGACCAGTCCGGGTTCTCCGTCGAATTCACTGGGCCTGACAGCGCGCCGCCAGGGATCGGCCCCAGCGGGCCGTCGAACAGATAGCCACCGAAGGTATCGAGAAGCAGCACTGTCAGGACGATCGCGCCGACGACAGCCCCGAACCACTTCAAAAATCCCATGAGACTCGTCTACTCGGTACGGATGTCCGAGGACAACGTGCGGGACCCCGTACGGTGTCAAAGCTCGGCCGAAACCTACGCAGCCTTCCAATACCGGAATTTCGGACGCTACCGATCTCTTCGCCGAAGCCGAAGCCAGAGGATCGGGCATGAAACAGATCACAGGGCGCGGACGAAGGACCGGAACTCTGGCCGTACGGCTTCCTTCAGCGCGGCTCGACGGCCACAATCGCGGTCAAGAGGATCTTCGGAAACTACCCCTCATCCTTGGTTTCCAGTTCGTCGGCCGAGCCGGCATCGTGGCTTCGCGGGCACTCGGGTCTTGA
This genomic interval carries:
- a CDS encoding DUF2255 family protein, which produces MGFLKWFGAVVGAIVLTVLLLDTFGGYLFDGPLGPIPGGALSGPVNSTENPDWSKIGKELELEIRPSRPWSLHIWGVVVDGELYSPSAFGAWRRWPKVVLEDPRVRLRTNGQVYGRLLERVTDPALKKRVGEALAEKYGFDAKKAAADDTTWYFHYTTQASQR